The nucleotide sequence GACGGTAACGTCTTGGTACCCTTGTTGTTTTCTGAGGTGGTCAATTTGCACCCGGTGGCGATCATCATCGCGGTGCTATTGTTTGGTGGGATTTGGGGCTTTTGGGGGGTCTTCTTCGCCATTCCATTGGCCACTTTGGCCAAGGCTGTGGTGTCAGCCTGGCCAGTGGTCCAGCGCAAAGCCGAGTTAGTTCACAGCGACTGAGCGGCCTGCAGCACGGCTTCAGGGTGGCCGTCGACTTTGACCTTCGGCCATGACTCAACCAGCACGCCGTTGGCGTTGAACAAAAATGTTGAGCGGGTCACGCCCATGTAGGTCTTGCCGTACATGGATTTTTCTTGCCAGACGCCGAATTGCTCACACACATCGCTTTCGTCGTCGGCAATCAGCTCAACGGTCAGGCTGTGCTTGTCCCGAAACTTGCCCTGCTTGGCGACTGGGTCCTTGGACGCGCCCAGTACACGCACGCCAAGGGCATCGAACTGGGGTTTCAGCGCACTGAACGCGATGCTTTCCTTGGTGCATCCGGGGGTGTCCGCTCGGGGGTAGAAAAACACCGCAAAAGGGCGTCCCAGCAGTTGGTCTGTAGTGAGGCTGTCGCCGTTATCCAGGGTGGTTGAAAACTGAGGGCAGGGCTGGCCGACTTCGAGCATCATGCGTCCTTTGAACTTAACTATGAGTGTGTTTAAACAGTGCGGCCGTGTGGCAGTTAAACAAGGTATGTATTGAGCAAAAAACCCGTGGCAGGTAGCATCGCGGCCACGGAAAAAAGGAGTTAGTAATGCTTCAAGGCAGTATGGTGGCGCTGGTCACCCCCTTCGATGCAGCCGGTCAGGTCGACTACGACGCGCTTGATCGTTTGATTGAATTTCACATCGAGGCCGGGACACACGCAATCGTGGCCGTCGGTACCACCGGTGAGTCCGCCACGCTGAGCCACGCCGAGCACAACGCCGTCACCGCTCACACCGTCAAACGCGTCAACAAGCGCGTGCCGGTGATTGCCGGAACGGGTTCAAATTCGACTGCCGAGGCGATCGAAACGACCATTGCGGCAGAGCAAGCCGGGGCCGATATCAGCCTGTCGGTGGTGCCGTACTACAACAAACCCTGCCAACGCGGCATTTACGCCCACTTCAAAGCCATTGCTGAAAATACTGGGCTGCCGATGTTGCTGTACAACGTGCCGGGACGAACCGTGGCCGATCTTGACGGTGACACCGCGCTGGCCTTGGGGCGTGACTTTGACCGCATTATCGGCATCAAGGACGCCACCGGCGACCTCGCCCGTGGCCGCTATCTCTTGGATAACTGCCCGGACGATTTTTTGGTCATCTCGGGTGACGACAACACGGCCGTCGAACTGACGTTGATGGGCGGGCAGGGCAACATCAGCGTGACCGCCAACGTCGCCCCCAGTTTGATGAGTCAGGCCATGGAATGCGCGTTGGCCGGCGATGCGGTCGGTGCACGAGCGGCCAACGAGAAGATGCTGGGGCTGAACACGGGCCTGTTCATCGAATCGTCACCGTCGCCGGCCAAGTATTGCCTTGCGCAATTGGGCATGATCGGCAACCACGTGCGCTTACCGTTGGTTGAGACGGATCCTAAACATTACCCCATGCTGCAGGCCGCAATGCGCCAGGCGGAGCTAATTTAATGCGAATTTCGCTGTCTTTGATTGCCCTGGCGTTGGCCGGTTGTGTCGGCCCGATGAAGAACACCTTTGAGGACCGTGCGGCGGACTATCAAAAAGCCTACGTGTTGGCCCCGATCGAACTGCCCAGTGAATACGATTTGGCGGCGCCACAAGAAGCTTTTCCGATTCCCGGCGTTGACGCGCCGGTCAAAGGCGCCGGCAACACCGGGTTCGTGATCCCCGAGGCCCCGGTGGTCGATCCCAGCCTTCAGACCAGCGCCATTCAGCGCGTCGAGAGTGATACAACCGCCTATTTGCGGGTCGATGCGCTGCCCGAAGAAGTCTGGCCCGAATTGACCGCTTTTTTTGAAACCAATGGCGTCGGGATCGTACCGAATCGGAACCAAGCCCGCATTCAGTCCGGCTGGTTGAGCGGGGTCGCCAGTGGCCGTTCCGACAGCGACTTGATTCGATACTTGCCCGGTGCCGCGGACGGGTGGCGTCGCGTGATCGTCGATGTGGCGCCGGGCTTAGCCGTTGATTCGACCGAAATTCGCGCCCAGATGGTGGTCGCAAGCGCGGCCACGCGTCCGGCACCGTCGGCCACGGGTGATACCTTTGACAGCGCCACCATGGCGCTGTGGTTGGACGAATTTGGGGTCTGGTTGGCAGACGCCAAACAGTCGGGTCGCCGGGTCTCGGCGGTCGGATTAGGGCGTGGCGCACAGCCCCGAGTCGAGCGTTTGGAACGAGACGACGGCAGCTTGGCGATCGCGGTCCGGATTGCGCCGGAGCGCACCTGGGACAGCTTGCTAAACGCCCTTAGCGACAGTGGTTTCGTGCTTGAATTTGAGGACCAAGGCGGCGCCCGTATTCAAGGCCGCTACCTTTCCGATAGTGACCGTCGCCGCTTGGACGAGCTGAACCTGCTGACCCGGGCCTTTGTCTCGGTGACCGAGGATTTGGAGGCGCTGTATCAAGTCAATCTGAGCTTTGAAGGTGAGCGTGCATTGATCGACGTCCAAGACCTTGGCCAGGGCGGCACGCTGTCCGGCGCCGAAGAACTGTTATTGAAGATCGCCGAGCAATTGATTTAATGCAGGCGATCTCGCTCGGATCCGG is from Litorivicinus lipolyticus and encodes:
- a CDS encoding peroxiredoxin: MLEVGQPCPQFSTTLDNGDSLTTDQLLGRPFAVFFYPRADTPGCTKESIAFSALKPQFDALGVRVLGASKDPVAKQGKFRDKHSLTVELIADDESDVCEQFGVWQEKSMYGKTYMGVTRSTFLFNANGVLVESWPKVKVDGHPEAVLQAAQSL
- the dapA gene encoding 4-hydroxy-tetrahydrodipicolinate synthase, whose amino-acid sequence is MLQGSMVALVTPFDAAGQVDYDALDRLIEFHIEAGTHAIVAVGTTGESATLSHAEHNAVTAHTVKRVNKRVPVIAGTGSNSTAEAIETTIAAEQAGADISLSVVPYYNKPCQRGIYAHFKAIAENTGLPMLLYNVPGRTVADLDGDTALALGRDFDRIIGIKDATGDLARGRYLLDNCPDDFLVISGDDNTAVELTLMGGQGNISVTANVAPSLMSQAMECALAGDAVGARAANEKMLGLNTGLFIESSPSPAKYCLAQLGMIGNHVRLPLVETDPKHYPMLQAAMRQAELI
- a CDS encoding outer membrane protein assembly factor BamC produces the protein MRISLSLIALALAGCVGPMKNTFEDRAADYQKAYVLAPIELPSEYDLAAPQEAFPIPGVDAPVKGAGNTGFVIPEAPVVDPSLQTSAIQRVESDTTAYLRVDALPEEVWPELTAFFETNGVGIVPNRNQARIQSGWLSGVASGRSDSDLIRYLPGAADGWRRVIVDVAPGLAVDSTEIRAQMVVASAATRPAPSATGDTFDSATMALWLDEFGVWLADAKQSGRRVSAVGLGRGAQPRVERLERDDGSLAIAVRIAPERTWDSLLNALSDSGFVLEFEDQGGARIQGRYLSDSDRRRLDELNLLTRAFVSVTEDLEALYQVNLSFEGERALIDVQDLGQGGTLSGAEELLLKIAEQLI